From one Butyricimonas faecihominis genomic stretch:
- a CDS encoding RagB/SusD family nutrient uptake outer membrane protein, whose translation MKSKIYYIILSILLSLTSCNSWLDVTPQGQMEATDMLSSEKGYNSALGGVYYTLSSSSMYGKELSYGMMDLLAQYWDISNNTSHSYYKLSQYDYKDANAISKFNAIWKGFYSAISQCNLIISSIEKNRSSIKYSELIEGEAYGLRAFAHMELFRMFGPVIKSEADLDKPAIAYRTELNTEAQKFESGREILAKVNTDLTKALELMKDDPIKTIGRKGDLNTSRLDYNEVVNRRGSRMNYYGVLGLLARLEQLRLNQDQAYIYAKRVIDEVEETKAITLIDKTNIESTVDSWKDLNYSCEMLFSLYTNNLYEMTNAVFYMDGESGDSRTSFGITTNLYTTFLNEIYGRTPDGAGTDNRLRYWFKLREGGEYYEILKLKKAPEAQGLSAAYDPEVPIMRLPEIYYIACEAQIGKDNDLALSYLNAVRETRNLVKLEGSLSAEELREYLMRDERKEFIGEGCMFLFYKRLFASIYVKQGVVIAPLDANFVFPIPDAEYEYSPNEK comes from the coding sequence ATGAAGTCAAAAATATATTATATTATTCTGTCCATTTTGCTTTCGCTGACTTCGTGTAACAGTTGGCTTGATGTGACTCCACAGGGGCAAATGGAAGCAACTGACATGCTTTCGTCTGAAAAAGGATATAACTCGGCACTCGGGGGAGTGTATTATACATTGTCAAGTTCATCCATGTATGGTAAAGAGTTGTCTTATGGGATGATGGATTTACTGGCACAATATTGGGATATCTCTAATAATACATCACACTCTTATTACAAATTATCTCAGTATGATTATAAGGATGCGAATGCGATATCGAAATTCAATGCTATTTGGAAAGGATTTTATTCTGCTATATCTCAATGTAATCTGATTATTTCATCTATTGAGAAAAACCGTAGTAGTATTAAATACTCGGAATTGATAGAGGGTGAAGCTTATGGACTTCGGGCATTTGCACACATGGAATTATTCAGGATGTTCGGCCCGGTGATAAAAAGCGAGGCAGATCTTGATAAACCTGCAATCGCTTATCGTACAGAATTAAATACGGAGGCGCAAAAATTTGAATCGGGTAGGGAGATTTTGGCGAAAGTAAATACCGATTTGACAAAAGCTTTGGAGTTGATGAAAGATGATCCGATTAAAACGATTGGTAGAAAAGGGGATTTAAATACGTCCCGGTTAGATTATAATGAGGTGGTTAATAGACGGGGATCTCGGATGAATTATTATGGTGTTCTCGGGTTATTAGCTCGATTGGAACAATTAAGATTAAATCAGGATCAGGCTTATATCTATGCAAAACGGGTGATAGATGAGGTTGAAGAGACAAAAGCAATTACCCTTATTGACAAAACGAACATAGAATCGACCGTAGATTCTTGGAAAGATTTGAATTATTCTTGCGAGATGTTATTCTCTCTTTACACGAACAATTTATATGAAATGACCAATGCTGTGTTCTATATGGATGGAGAGAGTGGAGACTCAAGAACTTCATTCGGGATTACCACAAATTTGTACACCACATTTTTGAATGAGATATATGGACGTACACCCGATGGGGCAGGTACGGACAATCGCTTGCGTTATTGGTTTAAACTTCGAGAAGGTGGGGAATATTACGAGATATTAAAATTGAAAAAAGCTCCTGAGGCGCAAGGATTGTCGGCAGCCTATGATCCAGAAGTACCTATTATGCGTTTGCCTGAAATCTATTATATTGCTTGTGAGGCACAGATCGGGAAGGATAATGATTTAGCTCTTTCCTATTTGAATGCGGTGCGTGAAACCCGTAATCTGGTGAAACTGGAAGGATCGTTAAGTGCAGAAGAATTGCGTGAATATTTAATGCGGGACGAGCGTAAAGAGTTTATCGGGGAAGGATGTATGTTTTTGTTCTATAAACGATTATTTGCGTCGATTTACGTGAAACAAGGGGTTGTTATTGCCCCGCTGGATGCAAATTTTGTATTTCCGATACCAGATGCCGAGTACGAGTACTCGCCTAACGAGAAGTAA
- a CDS encoding SusC/RagA family TonB-linked outer membrane protein, with translation MEKNYERLRTSARKRVVVFLLTCCLVCTHTILCASIYGQKRLDIVLNDILLVDVLKYIDTQTEYAVLYRSDQLNKIKLKSVSFKDATVDEVLSFCLRNTGFSYQINENTIVISKRVGQKDVLPQQKVIRNIRGTVMDQKQDPLPGATVIIKGTTIGTVTNTDGKFTLKVPEDMKTLLVSFVGYKSKEVQLGVADSVTVVLEEDVVAMEDVVVTGFFERKKEGYAGTVTTIKKEDLQKLSTGNIFTTISTIDAGFKINEDNVNGSNPNKLPDFTIRGKGSFQNGSTSPLFILDGFEVSAEKIFDMDVNRIETITLLKDASATILYGSRAANGVVVIETVAPKAGQLRVTYDFKPTIAFADLTGYDLMDAKEKLEYERLAGLYDHTGDLNENYEKDVDYYSRYKNILEGVDTYWLSQPVENSFSHAHSLYVEGGVENVRYGIDASYNQQKGVMKESGRDRMGLGFSLIYRIKDKVTIKNYVSYAYTKAYNSPYGDFSIYGRLNPYERVRDDKGELIPLLLNGDSNPLYDAELPGRDFTKTQEFNEQLSVDWIMGDGFRLRGQLSVSKSNSETEKYTSPFASQYVLEQRNPETGTQEYVPIEKRGELSLSTGNVISVASNVTLNYNKLVAEKHLFYLGLGMEVNTSNNRSNGYRLTGFPDDRYSDPSFAIQYKEDTRASSSESVTRAIGFFGNLNYIYDNRFFVDGSLRYDGSSQFGADNKYASFWSLGGGWNIHNESFWSKTSLINMLKVRYSYGITGNQEFSAYQAKTMYKFQVDRLYGTLIPATLMGYGNPDLKWQTQRQSNIGLDFGMMQDRFRMTFNYYRKRTKGMLTSITVAPSLGFSSDSFTANLGEIKNVGYELNLNMVFIRDRSKDLEWAVFFQGANNENTLVKISNQLKGINDQNNANKTTPGAVYEEGQSMSAIKAVKSLGIDPVTGQEIFVKRDGTLSYTWDANDKILCGDSEPKWFGNIGTNLFWKGWNLNMVFKYSFGADYYNQTLASRVEGANPAENADRRVLNDRWTTPGSHALYKNIKEYTTTFISTRFVQKENTVQLSSLSLSYDFPREWLKKYRVNTLRLSFFANDLFRLSTIKEERGLSYPFQRSFVFGLNVGF, from the coding sequence ATGGAAAAAAATTACGAACGACTTAGGACGAGCGCTCGGAAAAGAGTGGTTGTTTTTCTATTAACATGTTGTCTGGTATGTACTCACACAATACTTTGTGCAAGTATTTATGGGCAAAAAAGATTGGATATCGTACTGAATGATATATTATTGGTTGATGTATTAAAATATATTGACACTCAAACGGAATATGCCGTTTTATATCGTTCTGATCAATTAAACAAGATTAAATTGAAATCGGTAAGTTTTAAGGACGCTACTGTGGACGAAGTGCTTTCCTTTTGTTTAAGAAATACGGGTTTTTCTTATCAAATAAATGAAAACACGATTGTTATCAGTAAACGAGTCGGGCAAAAAGATGTTTTACCACAGCAAAAAGTGATTCGTAACATACGAGGAACTGTGATGGATCAGAAACAAGATCCCTTACCAGGGGCGACAGTGATCATTAAAGGAACTACTATCGGAACCGTTACAAATACGGATGGTAAATTTACGCTAAAAGTTCCGGAAGACATGAAAACATTGCTTGTTTCCTTTGTAGGGTATAAATCAAAGGAAGTGCAACTTGGGGTTGCAGATTCGGTTACGGTTGTTCTTGAGGAGGATGTGGTGGCTATGGAAGATGTGGTGGTTACGGGTTTCTTCGAACGGAAAAAAGAGGGATATGCGGGTACTGTAACGACAATAAAAAAAGAAGATTTGCAAAAACTTTCTACAGGTAACATTTTTACCACAATCAGCACGATTGATGCCGGGTTTAAAATCAATGAAGACAATGTCAATGGTTCGAATCCAAACAAATTACCGGATTTCACGATTCGAGGAAAGGGAAGCTTTCAGAATGGTTCGACTTCTCCCTTGTTTATTCTGGATGGGTTTGAAGTTTCTGCCGAGAAAATATTCGATATGGACGTGAACCGGATCGAGACGATAACCTTATTGAAAGATGCTTCCGCCACAATTTTGTATGGTTCCCGGGCTGCTAACGGGGTAGTGGTTATCGAAACTGTAGCTCCTAAAGCCGGACAGTTACGGGTGACTTACGATTTTAAACCGACAATTGCATTTGCTGACTTAACGGGATATGATTTGATGGATGCAAAAGAGAAATTGGAGTATGAGCGCTTGGCTGGTTTATACGATCATACTGGAGATTTGAATGAAAATTATGAAAAGGATGTGGATTATTACAGTCGATATAAAAATATTCTTGAAGGTGTGGATACTTACTGGCTTTCTCAGCCCGTTGAGAATTCTTTCTCTCATGCACATTCATTGTATGTGGAAGGTGGTGTAGAAAATGTACGTTATGGTATTGATGCTTCATATAATCAACAAAAAGGTGTTATGAAGGAATCTGGACGAGATCGAATGGGCTTAGGTTTTTCGTTGATATACCGGATAAAAGATAAAGTGACAATAAAAAATTATGTTTCTTACGCTTACACGAAAGCTTATAATTCTCCTTATGGTGATTTTTCTATTTATGGACGTTTAAATCCTTACGAGCGTGTGCGTGATGATAAAGGAGAACTTATTCCTCTTTTGTTGAATGGGGACTCAAATCCATTATATGATGCAGAATTGCCGGGTCGTGATTTTACGAAAACTCAAGAGTTTAATGAACAATTAAGTGTGGATTGGATCATGGGTGACGGTTTTCGCTTGCGAGGACAATTATCTGTCAGTAAGTCAAATAGTGAAACAGAGAAATATACTTCACCTTTTGCATCTCAGTACGTATTGGAGCAACGTAATCCAGAAACAGGGACTCAGGAATATGTTCCGATCGAAAAACGGGGAGAATTAAGTTTGTCTACCGGGAATGTCATTTCAGTCGCTTCTAACGTGACGCTTAATTACAATAAACTGGTTGCAGAAAAGCATCTTTTTTATTTAGGCTTGGGAATGGAAGTTAATACGTCTAATAATCGTTCTAATGGTTATAGGTTGACCGGATTTCCTGATGATCGTTATTCAGATCCCTCATTTGCGATTCAATACAAAGAAGATACGAGGGCTTCGAGTAGCGAGAGTGTGACGCGTGCGATCGGGTTCTTCGGAAATCTGAACTACATTTATGACAATCGCTTTTTCGTTGATGGTTCTTTACGGTATGATGGTTCTTCTCAATTTGGTGCGGATAATAAATATGCCTCTTTCTGGTCTCTTGGAGGGGGATGGAATATTCATAACGAGAGCTTTTGGTCGAAAACTTCTCTGATAAACATGTTGAAAGTAAGGTATTCTTATGGAATCACGGGTAATCAGGAATTTTCGGCTTATCAGGCAAAGACAATGTACAAGTTTCAAGTAGATCGTTTGTATGGTACGTTGATTCCTGCGACATTGATGGGATATGGTAATCCGGATTTGAAATGGCAAACACAACGTCAGTCCAATATCGGTCTTGATTTCGGGATGATGCAGGATCGGTTTAGGATGACGTTTAACTATTATCGGAAACGAACGAAGGGAATGTTGACGTCCATTACGGTTGCTCCTTCCTTGGGATTTTCGTCAGATAGTTTCACGGCTAATCTTGGTGAAATTAAGAATGTTGGTTACGAGTTAAACTTGAATATGGTGTTTATCCGTGATCGTTCGAAAGATCTTGAATGGGCGGTATTTTTTCAGGGAGCGAATAACGAGAATACATTGGTAAAAATATCAAATCAATTGAAAGGTATTAATGACCAAAATAATGCGAATAAAACAACGCCGGGAGCCGTTTACGAGGAAGGGCAATCCATGAGTGCGATCAAGGCTGTGAAATCGTTGGGAATTGACCCGGTAACCGGTCAGGAGATTTTTGTAAAGAGAGACGGGACTCTTTCTTATACATGGGATGCGAATGACAAGATTCTGTGCGGGGATTCGGAGCCGAAGTGGTTTGGAAATATTGGTACTAATTTATTCTGGAAAGGCTGGAATCTGAATATGGTATTCAAGTATAGTTTTGGGGCAGATTATTATAACCAAACCCTTGCCTCGCGCGTGGAAGGAGCTAACCCTGCGGAAAACGCTGACCGACGGGTGTTAAATGATCGATGGACGACCCCAGGAAGTCATGCTCTCTATAAAAATATCAAGGAGTACACCACTACGTTTATTTCCACACGTTTTGTACAGAAAGAAAATACGGTTCAATTGAGTAGCCTTTCCCTTTCCTATGATTTCCCGAGGGAATGGTTGAAAAAATATCGCGTGAACACGCTACGTTTGAGCTTTTTTGCTAATGATCTTTTCCGCTTATCGACAATTAAAGAGGAGAGAGGGTTGTCTTACCCGTTCCAACGTAGTTTCGTGTTCGGTTTGAATGTCGGATTTTAA
- a CDS encoding phage integrase SAM-like domain-containing protein yields MIKRINISFFRWKSRGNSKGQAPIYCRLKSDVVIKQFTTGMSILERDWDNVKQRAKPRYFGSERINNHLNMIVKKLTDIEDKLILEEVDDIVEMVYNLYTGKDTSTHFFIQLFQKRYEVASKMEGIKFAKYTLWKFRHIMEQTQEYIKWKYKQEDIPLLKIDSSFVLGFEEYLLLEKGLAPITVNKVLQRVKQIIQYGIKCDYMKVDPFVEYKPLKTEKELVFLTEEELDLLENYQFAQDRLARVRDLYLFSVYTGLAYHEAFSLKKKHIIKGFDKELWISMKRGKTGKDFEVPLLPKAIEIIKKYGELDSDDSYVLPRVSN; encoded by the coding sequence ATGATAAAAAGAATAAATATATCATTTTTTAGGTGGAAATCCAGAGGAAATTCTAAAGGTCAAGCACCTATTTATTGTAGGCTAAAATCAGATGTTGTTATAAAACAATTTACAACAGGGATGAGCATTTTAGAGAGGGATTGGGATAATGTAAAGCAAAGAGCCAAGCCAAGATATTTTGGATCAGAGAGAATAAATAATCATTTAAACATGATTGTTAAGAAATTGACTGATATAGAGGATAAATTGATATTGGAAGAAGTTGATGATATTGTTGAGATGGTTTATAATCTTTATACAGGCAAGGACACTTCAACTCATTTTTTCATTCAATTATTCCAGAAAAGATATGAAGTTGCATCTAAAATGGAGGGAATAAAATTTGCAAAATATACTCTTTGGAAATTTAGGCACATAATGGAACAGACCCAAGAATATATCAAATGGAAGTACAAACAGGAAGATATTCCATTACTCAAAATAGATTCTTCTTTTGTTTTGGGGTTTGAAGAGTATTTATTGTTAGAGAAAGGATTGGCTCCTATTACAGTGAATAAGGTCTTGCAGAGGGTAAAACAGATCATCCAATATGGAATTAAATGTGATTACATGAAAGTTGATCCATTTGTTGAGTATAAGCCATTGAAAACAGAGAAAGAACTAGTTTTCTTGACAGAGGAAGAACTTGATTTGTTGGAAAATTATCAATTTGCACAAGATAGATTGGCTAGGGTGAGAGATCTATATTTGTTTAGTGTTTATACAGGATTGGCATACCATGAGGCATTTTCATTGAAAAAAAAGCATATTATCAAAGGATTTGATAAGGAACTTTGGATAAGTATGAAGAGGGGAAAAACAGGTAAAGATTTTGAAGTGCCATTGTTACCCAAGGCCATAGAAATTATTAAAAAATATGGTGAATTGGATAGTGATGATTCTTATGTTTTACCTAGGGTGAGTAACTAA
- a CDS encoding FecR family protein, with protein MKLDIQSWIRIARRLGKHILEPSDIDTDSEIKIWRETYKSSEKVMKDLNDPHFFAQKAVLKEEINKRHTWEDFIVWRRQRDRNRRLQLLRYAAVVLIVMASVPVIWFLVDKPVEFPVVVQSGIEAGGKKAFLKLDNGNEIFLDKQLLLKEEDGIVIRNTQIGEVSYQDEGSIPLDSVIRYNTLFIPRGGEYQITLADGTKVWMNSDSKLIFPVRFPGNKREVILEGEAYFEVAHDTTRPFYVKACGIDIRATGTAFNVMAYGNEPECKVTLVEGGVNIEKNEFLISQLTPRIQFCIDLKTQEYKTCEVDLRVSIAWKDGIFFFEQESFRSIIAKLSRWYDITIVCNTPDLYDYRFSGEIRKYENVLKVLDMLKLTNEITYSLQADRSIMIYKVND; from the coding sequence ATGAAATTGGATATTCAATCATGGATAAGAATCGCACGAAGACTTGGCAAACATATACTAGAGCCATCCGATATAGATACGGATTCGGAGATTAAGATTTGGCGAGAAACATATAAGTCGAGCGAGAAAGTAATGAAAGATCTAAATGATCCTCATTTCTTTGCCCAAAAAGCTGTTTTAAAAGAAGAAATCAATAAACGACACACGTGGGAAGATTTCATTGTTTGGCGGCGACAGCGTGATAGAAACAGGAGATTACAATTGTTACGTTATGCTGCGGTAGTGTTGATCGTTATGGCGAGTGTTCCGGTAATTTGGTTTTTAGTTGATAAGCCTGTAGAATTCCCGGTTGTTGTACAATCCGGGATAGAAGCGGGAGGAAAAAAAGCTTTTTTGAAGCTAGATAATGGGAATGAGATATTTTTGGATAAACAACTTTTATTGAAAGAAGAGGATGGAATCGTGATCCGGAACACTCAAATAGGGGAGGTTTCTTATCAAGATGAGGGGAGTATACCTTTGGATTCTGTGATTCGATATAATACATTGTTTATTCCCCGGGGTGGGGAATACCAAATCACGTTGGCTGATGGGACAAAAGTATGGATGAATTCTGATTCGAAATTGATATTTCCGGTTCGATTTCCCGGTAACAAGCGGGAGGTTATTTTAGAAGGGGAGGCGTATTTCGAAGTGGCCCATGATACGACTAGGCCTTTTTACGTGAAGGCATGTGGTATTGATATCCGGGCGACGGGAACGGCTTTCAATGTCATGGCTTATGGTAACGAACCGGAGTGTAAAGTTACTTTGGTGGAAGGAGGCGTGAATATTGAGAAAAACGAATTCTTGATAAGTCAATTGACTCCCCGAATTCAATTCTGTATAGATTTGAAAACTCAGGAATATAAAACGTGTGAGGTTGATCTTCGAGTTTCGATAGCTTGGAAAGACGGGATATTTTTTTTCGAACAAGAATCTTTCAGGTCTATCATTGCTAAATTATCTCGTTGGTATGATATTACAATCGTTTGTAATACCCCTGATTTGTATGATTATCGTTTCTCTGGAGAAATACGAAAATACGAAAATGTGCTTAAAGTATTGGATATGTTGAAATTAACTAATGAAATAACTTATTCGCTTCAAGCTGATCGTAGTATCATGATATATAAGGTGAATGACTAG
- a CDS encoding IS3 family transposase: MTEHLCNSLGYSKQAYYKSLRADRGGEERERYVLSIVQDIRRDMPNLGVNKLWNMLGSNGLPVGRDWLYRLLHLHDLMIKQKKYRVITTDSRAWHRQYPNLVKGLRVTRPNQVWVSDITYLSTSAGFVYLSLVTDAYSRRITGWEVHPTLDSSGPVKALCRALATLPPNFSDKLVHHSDRGGQYCSSLYTGILKEHGIQVSVTQDGSPYDNGIAERVNGILKREWLNDMVLRDIDQARMQVERIIGIYNTRRPHMAIGLKVPDQAHRDKKELFARVMY, from the coding sequence GTGACGGAACACCTTTGCAATTCCCTTGGCTACAGCAAGCAGGCTTATTACAAGAGCCTCCGTGCCGATCGTGGAGGCGAGGAACGCGAGCGTTACGTTCTTTCCATCGTCCAGGATATTCGCCGTGACATGCCTAACCTCGGGGTTAATAAATTGTGGAACATGCTGGGGTCTAACGGGCTTCCCGTCGGTCGGGATTGGCTTTATCGTTTACTTCACCTTCACGATTTAATGATAAAACAGAAGAAGTACCGGGTCATCACGACGGATTCCCGGGCGTGGCATCGCCAGTACCCGAACCTGGTGAAAGGGCTTCGAGTTACCCGCCCCAACCAGGTATGGGTCAGTGATATCACGTACCTGTCAACGAGTGCCGGTTTCGTGTATCTCTCGCTGGTAACCGACGCTTATTCCCGGCGGATCACGGGGTGGGAAGTTCACCCCACCCTGGACTCGTCCGGTCCCGTGAAGGCGTTGTGCCGGGCGTTGGCAACGCTACCTCCCAACTTTAGCGATAAGCTTGTTCATCACTCGGATCGGGGTGGGCAATACTGCTCCTCGCTGTACACCGGGATATTGAAAGAACACGGTATTCAAGTCAGCGTGACACAAGATGGCTCCCCTTACGATAACGGTATCGCCGAGAGAGTGAACGGGATTTTGAAACGGGAATGGTTAAACGATATGGTCTTGAGAGATATTGACCAGGCGAGAATGCAAGTGGAGAGAATCATCGGGATATACAACACCAGAAGACCACACATGGCTATCGGGTTGAAAGTTCCGGACCAGGCACACCGCGATAAAAAAGAGTTATTCGCCAGGGTCATGTATTGA
- a CDS encoding RNA polymerase sigma-70 factor gives MSEKAIYTRKFSTERKQKDFFTENFPLYLQFALKYIADEEVCKDIVQEAFIKYWKQENNFKDEVSSKAYLYKSIRNGCLNQLRHRDIRRKYYESLPEDWESEDYFMENVIKEEVADIVLKEINKLSETSRKILLRSLDGYSNEEIAEELGVSVNTVKTHKARSYIVLRQNLGHLRSLVFFLLF, from the coding sequence GTGAGCGAAAAGGCGATTTATACAAGAAAGTTCTCTACGGAGAGAAAACAGAAAGATTTCTTCACAGAAAATTTTCCGTTGTATCTGCAATTTGCTTTAAAGTATATAGCAGATGAGGAGGTATGTAAGGATATAGTTCAAGAGGCATTTATTAAGTATTGGAAACAGGAAAATAATTTTAAAGATGAAGTATCTTCAAAGGCTTACCTGTACAAAAGTATTCGTAATGGTTGTCTGAATCAGTTGCGACATAGAGATATCCGGAGGAAATATTACGAATCTTTACCGGAAGATTGGGAGTCCGAGGATTATTTTATGGAGAACGTGATCAAGGAAGAAGTGGCTGATATCGTGCTTAAGGAGATCAATAAACTCTCTGAAACAAGTCGGAAAATCTTGTTACGCTCTTTAGATGGCTATTCAAACGAGGAAATTGCAGAAGAATTAGGCGTTTCTGTGAACACGGTTAAAACCCACAAGGCCAGAAGTTATATTGTACTTCGCCAGAATTTGGGACATTTGCGGTCTTTGGTATTTTTCTTATTATTTTGA
- a CDS encoding JAB domain-containing protein, which yields METLEKLLNVAEVELSYKCHIKPADRIKISDEKDVYSLARSLLEDRIEHHEEMYMVLLDQALKVLGVALVSKGGISNTVVDLRIIFQAAILANASRIILVHNHPSGNLKPSLQDDKITKRVYQVASILGIELTDHLIISEESYYSYGIEDRIDVMNPSRDDYSSPFLNLDEIVLPIH from the coding sequence ATGGAAACACTAGAAAAATTACTAAATGTGGCAGAAGTTGAACTGTCTTACAAGTGCCACATAAAACCAGCAGACAGGATAAAGATTTCAGATGAGAAAGATGTGTATTCACTAGCCAGAAGTCTCCTAGAAGATAGGATAGAACACCATGAAGAGATGTATATGGTGTTACTAGATCAAGCACTAAAGGTATTGGGTGTGGCTCTAGTAAGTAAAGGTGGGATTAGTAACACTGTGGTTGATCTTAGGATCATATTTCAAGCTGCAATTCTTGCTAATGCAAGCAGGATAATTCTAGTTCACAATCATCCCTCTGGCAATCTTAAACCAAGCCTGCAGGATGACAAGATCACCAAAAGAGTTTATCAAGTTGCATCCATCCTAGGAATAGAATTAACTGATCACCTGATCATTTCAGAAGAAAGTTATTATAGCTATGGAATTGAAGACAGGATAGATGTGATGAATCCTAGCAGGGATGATTATTCTTCACCATTTTTGAATCTGGATGAGATTGTCTTGCCAATTCATTAA
- a CDS encoding leucine-rich repeat domain-containing protein, translated as MKKYSILFMAIATMLFISCSKDDNDYEDGTWSTVEIAFDVTKPPMTIKLSNSTADLYIHTQWGDGSSSENIYEHTYTTAGRYNIVVKARNMKVFNIHYNYSSIHFKDCPDLIHNNITLDGTTDNSLTVPKVVKFENCPKLTTILLELQKVTNLEIENCPKLETLDCSVHQLQSLNLDCPALTKLDCSMGPLEELNLKNFPLLESLNCSYNQLKNIDLKNNDKLKEVDCSWNQFSNITFKGLDKLKDINCSNNQLTTLNVEDCYELKELNCKFNKLTELDLSDNTKLYSFICLDNPIQTIWVWEGFRSIDVEWSIPYYGAEYKVKQ; from the coding sequence ATGAAGAAGTATTCAATTCTATTTATGGCTATTGCCACAATGTTATTCATCTCATGTTCAAAAGATGATAATGATTATGAAGATGGAACATGGAGTACTGTTGAGATAGCTTTTGATGTTACTAAACCTCCCATGACAATTAAATTATCAAATTCAACAGCAGATCTTTATATCCATACCCAATGGGGAGATGGCAGTAGCTCAGAAAATATATATGAGCACACATATACAACAGCAGGGAGGTACAATATTGTTGTAAAAGCAAGAAACATGAAAGTTTTCAATATTCACTATAATTACAGTTCAATTCATTTTAAAGATTGTCCAGATTTAATACATAACAATATCACTCTAGATGGTACAACTGACAATTCACTTACTGTTCCCAAAGTTGTAAAATTTGAAAATTGCCCCAAATTAACTACTATACTACTTGAGCTACAAAAAGTAACAAATCTTGAAATTGAAAATTGTCCCAAACTTGAAACATTGGATTGCAGTGTACATCAACTTCAGTCTCTTAATCTAGATTGTCCAGCACTCACAAAACTAGATTGTTCAATGGGACCATTAGAAGAGTTAAATTTGAAAAATTTTCCTTTATTGGAATCTTTAAATTGTTCTTATAATCAACTCAAAAATATAGATTTAAAAAATAATGATAAACTCAAAGAAGTTGATTGTTCTTGGAATCAATTCAGTAACATAACCTTCAAAGGCTTGGACAAACTAAAAGATATTAATTGCTCCAATAATCAACTAACTACATTAAATGTAGAAGATTGCTATGAATTAAAAGAATTGAATTGCAAATTCAATAAATTGACAGAATTAGATCTTAGTGATAATACAAAATTATATTCTTTCATTTGTTTAGATAATCCAATACAAACAATTTGGGTATGGGAAGGGTTTAGATCCATTGATGTTGAGTGGAGTATTCCTTATTATGGGGCAGAATACAAAGTAAAGCAATAA